From a single Eleginops maclovinus isolate JMC-PN-2008 ecotype Puerto Natales chromosome 2, JC_Emac_rtc_rv5, whole genome shotgun sequence genomic region:
- the zmp:0000001167 gene encoding protein phosphatase 1 regulatory subunit 12A isoform X2 gives MAATDHSRSEAAKQRRQDQLQRWLGSETDRTGSENRETSSGSGTRRPKVRFAQGAVFMAACSAGDREEVAALLRQGADINHANIDGLTALHQACIDENAEMVQFLVESGSDVNRGDNEGWTPLHAAASCGFIQITKYLIEHGAQVGAVNSEGELPLDVATEDAMERLLKGEIKKQAIDVDKARKEEERVMLQDAMAVLAKSGTLTPHPNTKATALHVAAAKGYIEVLKVLLQCDVDVDSRDIDGWTPLHAGSHWGQEEVCSLLADNMCDMGAVNNVGQTPLDVAHEKLVDTLEELQKKQNALRSEKEKQTPVIETSQPISMVPLRTRRTSISRMSSKEKIYLHEREKHPPPALQSSPAEDEEEEGQTGQSQPQSQGKASSSSSSEEESESESDAESEKAKNREIINNLNNKRNATSLLPTSVPTSTAPSQVKKDPGKPPAPEAPGSWRTSLRKAGSSVTLGSAGLSDTSQDPIRPAETVLGMTRSASSPRLSSEADTKEPRLARVPPIPTRRLFSIPDTSPDNSNSWLSRSSSYTRRLHSQSGNDLTSSTPSLLHSSSYGKRLDDPTMTSASTGTSSAGLCRLNSVLTQRLPQEQTEKKDQSAITTFNSRSTTTGEQEAKQRRKSYLTPVRDEEAEAQRKARSRHARQSRRSTQGVTLTDLQEAEKTMKTDNKGREKKEEEEKEKEKDAKAKKAEEGEVSWRSRIASLQKSDLLGLTQPAGAPRPQASDRRDVEASTGESETERWARERRERRQARARRKAQRTGESDDNDPSGEEEFSGSGLDPQTDQHLSSRFNDCIHGGSSDAKDFKKLFEEVSRENSQLQSQLQDTQRTISQTRLDLDKATQRQERLSDCSAMLDLERKDRRILERRMAELEEELKVLVDLRADNQRLKDENGALIRVISKLSK, from the exons ATGGCGGCCACTGACCATTCCCGGTCCGAAGCTGCCAAACAACGACGGCAGGATCAGCTGCAGCGATGGCTGGGCTCGGAGACGGATCGGACGGGATCGGAGAACCGGGAAACTTCGAGCGGTTCCGGGACGCGGCGGCCGAAAGTCCGGTTCGCCCAGGGAGCCGTGTTTATGGCCGCCTGCTCCGCCGGAGACCGGGAGGAGGTTGCGGCGCTACTCCGGCAGGGAGCTGACATCAACCACGCCAACATAGACGGGCTGACAGCGCTTCATCAG GCCTGCATTGATGAAAATGCTGAGATGGTGCAGTTTCTGGTGGAGAGCGGGAGTGATGTCAACAGAGGGGACAATGAGGGCTGGACTCCTCTGCACGCTGCCGCCTCCTGCGGATTCATCCAGATCACCAA ATACCTAATAGAGCACGGTGCTCAAGTCGGGGCGGTTAACAGTGAAGGAGAGCTTCCTCTGGACGTGGCCACGGAAGACGCCATGGAGAGACTTCTCAAAGGGGAAATCAAAAAACAAG CAATAGACGTGGACAAAgcaagaaaggaggaggagagggtcaTGCTTCAGGATGCCATGGCCGTGCTGGCAAAAAGCGGGACCCTCACACCTCACCCCAACACCAAAGCGACAGCTCTGCACGTTGCTGCTGCCAAAGGCTACATCGAAGTCCTGAA GGTGCTGTTACAGTGTGATGTGGACGTGGACAGCAGGGACATCGACGGGTGGACGCCCCTGCATGCAGGATCTCACTGGGGGCAAGAGGAGGTGTGCTCCTTGCTAGCTGACAACATGTGCGATATGGGTGCTGTCAACAATGTG GGCCAGACACCTCTAGATGTTGCGCATGAGAAGCTCGTGGACactctggaggagctgcagaagaagcagaatGCC TTACGCAgcgagaaagagaaacagactCCTGTTATTGAGACCAGCCAGCCAATCTCCATGGTACCACTCCGCACACGCAG GACTTCTATCTCTCGTATGAGCAGTAAGGAGAAGATCTATCTCCACGAGCGGGAGAAGCACCCACCTCCGGCCCTGCAGAGCAGCCCAGctgaggacgaggaggaggaagggcagACGGGACAGAGCCAGCCTCAGAGCCAGGGGAAGGCCTCGAGCAGCTCCAGCTCGGAGGAGGAGAGCGAGTCGGAGAGCGACGCGGAGTCGG AGAAAGCGAAGAACCGAGAAATCATAAACAACTTGAACAACAAACGCAATGCCACCAGCCTGCTTCCTACCTCCGTACCAACAAGTACTGCTCCAAGCCAAGTGAAAAAG GACCCAGGCAAGCCCCCAGCCCCCGAGGCCCCGGGCTCCTGGAGAACGTCTCTGAGGAAAGCAGGCAGCTCGGTGACTCTGGGCTCAGCTGGACTGTCTGACACCAGCCAGGACCCCATCAGACCTGCAGAGACCGTGCTGGGCATGACCCGCTCTGCCTCCAGCCCCCGACTCAGCTCTGAGGCCGACACCAAG GAGCCGAGGCTCGCTCGGGTGCCGCCCATCCCGACACGGAGACTGTTCAGTATCCCAGACACCAGCCCTGACAACTCCAACAG CTGGCTAAGTCGTAGCTCCTCTTACACCCGACGCCTTCATAGTCAATCAGGGAATGACCTCACTAGTTCCACCCCCTCTTTGCTTCACAG CTCATCTTATGGAAAGAGACTGGATGACCCCACCATGACCTCAGCTAGCACAGGAACGAGCTCTGCTGGACTCTGCCGCCTCAATAGTGTCTTGACCCAGAG ACTTCCTCAGGAACAGACAGAAAAGAAGGATCAGTCTGCCATCACCACCTTCAATTCTCGGAGCACGACCACGGGTGAACAGGAGGCCAAGCAGAGGCGCAA ATCATATCTGACGCCAGTGCGGGATGAGGAGGCTGAGGCCCAGAGGAAGGCTCGCTCCAGACACGCCCGGCAGTCCCGTCGCTCCACTCAG GGGGTGACGCTAACAGACCTGCAGGAGGCAGAGAAGACGATGAAGACAGACaacaaagggagagaaaagaaggaggaggaagagaaggagaaagagaaggacgCGAAGGCAAAGAAGGCGGAGGAGGGG GAAGTGAGCTGGAGGTCTCGTATTGCCAGTCTGCAGAAGTCTGACCTGCTGGGCCTCACACAGCCTGCCGGCGCTCCACGGCCTCAGGCGTCCGACAGGAGAG ATGTTGAGGCCAGCACAGGGGAGAGCGAGACAGAGCGATGGGCCAGGGAGCGCAGGGAGAGGAGGCAAGCTCGGGCCAGGAGGAAGGCGCAGAGGACCGGGGAG AGTGATGACAATGATCCCAGTGGGGAGGAAGAGTTCTCAGGCAGTGGGCTGGatccacag ACAGATCAACACTTGAGTTCCAG GTTTAATGACTGCATCCATGGAGGAAGCTCTGACGCCAAGGATTTCAAGAAG ctgtttGAGGAGGTCTCCAGAGAAAACAGTCAGCTCCAGTCTCAGCTGCAGGACACCCAGAGGACCATCAGTCAGACCCGGTTGGACCTGGATAAAGCCACACAG AGACAGGAGCGTCTCAGCGACTGTTCAGCCATGCTGGACCTGGAGAGAAAG GATCGGAGGATTTTGGAGCGGCGAAtggcagagctggaggaggagctaAAG GTTCTGGTCGACTTGAGAGCAGACAACCAGCGTCTTAAAGATGAAAACGGAGCACTGATCCGTGTCATCAGCAAACTCTCCAAATAG
- the zmp:0000001167 gene encoding protein phosphatase 1 regulatory subunit 12A isoform X1 gives MAATDHSRSEAAKQRRQDQLQRWLGSETDRTGSENRETSSGSGTRRPKVRFAQGAVFMAACSAGDREEVAALLRQGADINHANIDGLTALHQACIDENAEMVQFLVESGSDVNRGDNEGWTPLHAAASCGFIQITKYLIEHGAQVGAVNSEGELPLDVATEDAMERLLKGEIKKQAIDVDKARKEEERVMLQDAMAVLAKSGTLTPHPNTKATALHVAAAKGYIEVLKVLLQCDVDVDSRDIDGWTPLHAGSHWGQEEVCSLLADNMCDMGAVNNVGQTPLDVAHEKLVDTLEELQKKQNALRSEKEKQTPVIETSQPISMVPLRTRRTSISRMSSKEKIYLHEREKHPPPALQSSPAEDEEEEGQTGQSQPQSQGKASSSSSSEEESESESDAESEKAKNREIINNLNNKRNATSLLPTSVPTSTAPSQVKKQDPGKPPAPEAPGSWRTSLRKAGSSVTLGSAGLSDTSQDPIRPAETVLGMTRSASSPRLSSEADTKEPRLARVPPIPTRRLFSIPDTSPDNSNSWLSRSSSYTRRLHSQSGNDLTSSTPSLLHSSSYGKRLDDPTMTSASTGTSSAGLCRLNSVLTQRLPQEQTEKKDQSAITTFNSRSTTTGEQEAKQRRKSYLTPVRDEEAEAQRKARSRHARQSRRSTQGVTLTDLQEAEKTMKTDNKGREKKEEEEKEKEKDAKAKKAEEGEVSWRSRIASLQKSDLLGLTQPAGAPRPQASDRRDVEASTGESETERWARERRERRQARARRKAQRTGESDDNDPSGEEEFSGSGLDPQTDQHLSSRFNDCIHGGSSDAKDFKKLFEEVSRENSQLQSQLQDTQRTISQTRLDLDKATQRQERLSDCSAMLDLERKDRRILERRMAELEEELKVLVDLRADNQRLKDENGALIRVISKLSK, from the exons ATGGCGGCCACTGACCATTCCCGGTCCGAAGCTGCCAAACAACGACGGCAGGATCAGCTGCAGCGATGGCTGGGCTCGGAGACGGATCGGACGGGATCGGAGAACCGGGAAACTTCGAGCGGTTCCGGGACGCGGCGGCCGAAAGTCCGGTTCGCCCAGGGAGCCGTGTTTATGGCCGCCTGCTCCGCCGGAGACCGGGAGGAGGTTGCGGCGCTACTCCGGCAGGGAGCTGACATCAACCACGCCAACATAGACGGGCTGACAGCGCTTCATCAG GCCTGCATTGATGAAAATGCTGAGATGGTGCAGTTTCTGGTGGAGAGCGGGAGTGATGTCAACAGAGGGGACAATGAGGGCTGGACTCCTCTGCACGCTGCCGCCTCCTGCGGATTCATCCAGATCACCAA ATACCTAATAGAGCACGGTGCTCAAGTCGGGGCGGTTAACAGTGAAGGAGAGCTTCCTCTGGACGTGGCCACGGAAGACGCCATGGAGAGACTTCTCAAAGGGGAAATCAAAAAACAAG CAATAGACGTGGACAAAgcaagaaaggaggaggagagggtcaTGCTTCAGGATGCCATGGCCGTGCTGGCAAAAAGCGGGACCCTCACACCTCACCCCAACACCAAAGCGACAGCTCTGCACGTTGCTGCTGCCAAAGGCTACATCGAAGTCCTGAA GGTGCTGTTACAGTGTGATGTGGACGTGGACAGCAGGGACATCGACGGGTGGACGCCCCTGCATGCAGGATCTCACTGGGGGCAAGAGGAGGTGTGCTCCTTGCTAGCTGACAACATGTGCGATATGGGTGCTGTCAACAATGTG GGCCAGACACCTCTAGATGTTGCGCATGAGAAGCTCGTGGACactctggaggagctgcagaagaagcagaatGCC TTACGCAgcgagaaagagaaacagactCCTGTTATTGAGACCAGCCAGCCAATCTCCATGGTACCACTCCGCACACGCAG GACTTCTATCTCTCGTATGAGCAGTAAGGAGAAGATCTATCTCCACGAGCGGGAGAAGCACCCACCTCCGGCCCTGCAGAGCAGCCCAGctgaggacgaggaggaggaagggcagACGGGACAGAGCCAGCCTCAGAGCCAGGGGAAGGCCTCGAGCAGCTCCAGCTCGGAGGAGGAGAGCGAGTCGGAGAGCGACGCGGAGTCGG AGAAAGCGAAGAACCGAGAAATCATAAACAACTTGAACAACAAACGCAATGCCACCAGCCTGCTTCCTACCTCCGTACCAACAAGTACTGCTCCAAGCCAAGTGAAAAAG CAGGACCCAGGCAAGCCCCCAGCCCCCGAGGCCCCGGGCTCCTGGAGAACGTCTCTGAGGAAAGCAGGCAGCTCGGTGACTCTGGGCTCAGCTGGACTGTCTGACACCAGCCAGGACCCCATCAGACCTGCAGAGACCGTGCTGGGCATGACCCGCTCTGCCTCCAGCCCCCGACTCAGCTCTGAGGCCGACACCAAG GAGCCGAGGCTCGCTCGGGTGCCGCCCATCCCGACACGGAGACTGTTCAGTATCCCAGACACCAGCCCTGACAACTCCAACAG CTGGCTAAGTCGTAGCTCCTCTTACACCCGACGCCTTCATAGTCAATCAGGGAATGACCTCACTAGTTCCACCCCCTCTTTGCTTCACAG CTCATCTTATGGAAAGAGACTGGATGACCCCACCATGACCTCAGCTAGCACAGGAACGAGCTCTGCTGGACTCTGCCGCCTCAATAGTGTCTTGACCCAGAG ACTTCCTCAGGAACAGACAGAAAAGAAGGATCAGTCTGCCATCACCACCTTCAATTCTCGGAGCACGACCACGGGTGAACAGGAGGCCAAGCAGAGGCGCAA ATCATATCTGACGCCAGTGCGGGATGAGGAGGCTGAGGCCCAGAGGAAGGCTCGCTCCAGACACGCCCGGCAGTCCCGTCGCTCCACTCAG GGGGTGACGCTAACAGACCTGCAGGAGGCAGAGAAGACGATGAAGACAGACaacaaagggagagaaaagaaggaggaggaagagaaggagaaagagaaggacgCGAAGGCAAAGAAGGCGGAGGAGGGG GAAGTGAGCTGGAGGTCTCGTATTGCCAGTCTGCAGAAGTCTGACCTGCTGGGCCTCACACAGCCTGCCGGCGCTCCACGGCCTCAGGCGTCCGACAGGAGAG ATGTTGAGGCCAGCACAGGGGAGAGCGAGACAGAGCGATGGGCCAGGGAGCGCAGGGAGAGGAGGCAAGCTCGGGCCAGGAGGAAGGCGCAGAGGACCGGGGAG AGTGATGACAATGATCCCAGTGGGGAGGAAGAGTTCTCAGGCAGTGGGCTGGatccacag ACAGATCAACACTTGAGTTCCAG GTTTAATGACTGCATCCATGGAGGAAGCTCTGACGCCAAGGATTTCAAGAAG ctgtttGAGGAGGTCTCCAGAGAAAACAGTCAGCTCCAGTCTCAGCTGCAGGACACCCAGAGGACCATCAGTCAGACCCGGTTGGACCTGGATAAAGCCACACAG AGACAGGAGCGTCTCAGCGACTGTTCAGCCATGCTGGACCTGGAGAGAAAG GATCGGAGGATTTTGGAGCGGCGAAtggcagagctggaggaggagctaAAG GTTCTGGTCGACTTGAGAGCAGACAACCAGCGTCTTAAAGATGAAAACGGAGCACTGATCCGTGTCATCAGCAAACTCTCCAAATAG
- the zmp:0000001167 gene encoding protein phosphatase 1 regulatory subunit 12A isoform X3, protein MAATDHSRSEAAKQRRQDQLQRWLGSETDRTGSENRETSSGSGTRRPKVRFAQGAVFMAACSAGDREEVAALLRQGADINHANIDGLTALHQACIDENAEMVQFLVESGSDVNRGDNEGWTPLHAAASCGFIQITKYLIEHGAQVGAVNSEGELPLDVATEDAMERLLKGEIKKQAIDVDKARKEEERVMLQDAMAVLAKSGTLTPHPNTKATALHVAAAKGYIEVLKVLLQCDVDVDSRDIDGWTPLHAGSHWGQEEVCSLLADNMCDMGAVNNVGQTPLDVAHEKLVDTLEELQKKQNALRSEKEKQTPVIETSQPISMVPLRTRSKEKIYLHEREKHPPPALQSSPAEDEEEEGQTGQSQPQSQGKASSSSSSEEESESESDAESEKAKNREIINNLNNKRNATSLLPTSVPTSTAPSQVKKQDPGKPPAPEAPGSWRTSLRKAGSSVTLGSAGLSDTSQDPIRPAETVLGMTRSASSPRLSSEADTKEPRLARVPPIPTRRLFSIPDTSPDNSNSWLSRSSSYTRRLHSQSGNDLTSSTPSLLHSSSYGKRLDDPTMTSASTGTSSAGLCRLNSVLTQRLPQEQTEKKDQSAITTFNSRSTTTGEQEAKQRRKSYLTPVRDEEAEAQRKARSRHARQSRRSTQGVTLTDLQEAEKTMKTDNKGREKKEEEEKEKEKDAKAKKAEEGEVSWRSRIASLQKSDLLGLTQPAGAPRPQASDRRDVEASTGESETERWARERRERRQARARRKAQRTGESDDNDPSGEEEFSGSGLDPQTDQHLSSRFNDCIHGGSSDAKDFKKLFEEVSRENSQLQSQLQDTQRTISQTRLDLDKATQRQERLSDCSAMLDLERKDRRILERRMAELEEELKVLVDLRADNQRLKDENGALIRVISKLSK, encoded by the exons ATGGCGGCCACTGACCATTCCCGGTCCGAAGCTGCCAAACAACGACGGCAGGATCAGCTGCAGCGATGGCTGGGCTCGGAGACGGATCGGACGGGATCGGAGAACCGGGAAACTTCGAGCGGTTCCGGGACGCGGCGGCCGAAAGTCCGGTTCGCCCAGGGAGCCGTGTTTATGGCCGCCTGCTCCGCCGGAGACCGGGAGGAGGTTGCGGCGCTACTCCGGCAGGGAGCTGACATCAACCACGCCAACATAGACGGGCTGACAGCGCTTCATCAG GCCTGCATTGATGAAAATGCTGAGATGGTGCAGTTTCTGGTGGAGAGCGGGAGTGATGTCAACAGAGGGGACAATGAGGGCTGGACTCCTCTGCACGCTGCCGCCTCCTGCGGATTCATCCAGATCACCAA ATACCTAATAGAGCACGGTGCTCAAGTCGGGGCGGTTAACAGTGAAGGAGAGCTTCCTCTGGACGTGGCCACGGAAGACGCCATGGAGAGACTTCTCAAAGGGGAAATCAAAAAACAAG CAATAGACGTGGACAAAgcaagaaaggaggaggagagggtcaTGCTTCAGGATGCCATGGCCGTGCTGGCAAAAAGCGGGACCCTCACACCTCACCCCAACACCAAAGCGACAGCTCTGCACGTTGCTGCTGCCAAAGGCTACATCGAAGTCCTGAA GGTGCTGTTACAGTGTGATGTGGACGTGGACAGCAGGGACATCGACGGGTGGACGCCCCTGCATGCAGGATCTCACTGGGGGCAAGAGGAGGTGTGCTCCTTGCTAGCTGACAACATGTGCGATATGGGTGCTGTCAACAATGTG GGCCAGACACCTCTAGATGTTGCGCATGAGAAGCTCGTGGACactctggaggagctgcagaagaagcagaatGCC TTACGCAgcgagaaagagaaacagactCCTGTTATTGAGACCAGCCAGCCAATCTCCATGGTACCACTCCGCACACGCAG TAAGGAGAAGATCTATCTCCACGAGCGGGAGAAGCACCCACCTCCGGCCCTGCAGAGCAGCCCAGctgaggacgaggaggaggaagggcagACGGGACAGAGCCAGCCTCAGAGCCAGGGGAAGGCCTCGAGCAGCTCCAGCTCGGAGGAGGAGAGCGAGTCGGAGAGCGACGCGGAGTCGG AGAAAGCGAAGAACCGAGAAATCATAAACAACTTGAACAACAAACGCAATGCCACCAGCCTGCTTCCTACCTCCGTACCAACAAGTACTGCTCCAAGCCAAGTGAAAAAG CAGGACCCAGGCAAGCCCCCAGCCCCCGAGGCCCCGGGCTCCTGGAGAACGTCTCTGAGGAAAGCAGGCAGCTCGGTGACTCTGGGCTCAGCTGGACTGTCTGACACCAGCCAGGACCCCATCAGACCTGCAGAGACCGTGCTGGGCATGACCCGCTCTGCCTCCAGCCCCCGACTCAGCTCTGAGGCCGACACCAAG GAGCCGAGGCTCGCTCGGGTGCCGCCCATCCCGACACGGAGACTGTTCAGTATCCCAGACACCAGCCCTGACAACTCCAACAG CTGGCTAAGTCGTAGCTCCTCTTACACCCGACGCCTTCATAGTCAATCAGGGAATGACCTCACTAGTTCCACCCCCTCTTTGCTTCACAG CTCATCTTATGGAAAGAGACTGGATGACCCCACCATGACCTCAGCTAGCACAGGAACGAGCTCTGCTGGACTCTGCCGCCTCAATAGTGTCTTGACCCAGAG ACTTCCTCAGGAACAGACAGAAAAGAAGGATCAGTCTGCCATCACCACCTTCAATTCTCGGAGCACGACCACGGGTGAACAGGAGGCCAAGCAGAGGCGCAA ATCATATCTGACGCCAGTGCGGGATGAGGAGGCTGAGGCCCAGAGGAAGGCTCGCTCCAGACACGCCCGGCAGTCCCGTCGCTCCACTCAG GGGGTGACGCTAACAGACCTGCAGGAGGCAGAGAAGACGATGAAGACAGACaacaaagggagagaaaagaaggaggaggaagagaaggagaaagagaaggacgCGAAGGCAAAGAAGGCGGAGGAGGGG GAAGTGAGCTGGAGGTCTCGTATTGCCAGTCTGCAGAAGTCTGACCTGCTGGGCCTCACACAGCCTGCCGGCGCTCCACGGCCTCAGGCGTCCGACAGGAGAG ATGTTGAGGCCAGCACAGGGGAGAGCGAGACAGAGCGATGGGCCAGGGAGCGCAGGGAGAGGAGGCAAGCTCGGGCCAGGAGGAAGGCGCAGAGGACCGGGGAG AGTGATGACAATGATCCCAGTGGGGAGGAAGAGTTCTCAGGCAGTGGGCTGGatccacag ACAGATCAACACTTGAGTTCCAG GTTTAATGACTGCATCCATGGAGGAAGCTCTGACGCCAAGGATTTCAAGAAG ctgtttGAGGAGGTCTCCAGAGAAAACAGTCAGCTCCAGTCTCAGCTGCAGGACACCCAGAGGACCATCAGTCAGACCCGGTTGGACCTGGATAAAGCCACACAG AGACAGGAGCGTCTCAGCGACTGTTCAGCCATGCTGGACCTGGAGAGAAAG GATCGGAGGATTTTGGAGCGGCGAAtggcagagctggaggaggagctaAAG GTTCTGGTCGACTTGAGAGCAGACAACCAGCGTCTTAAAGATGAAAACGGAGCACTGATCCGTGTCATCAGCAAACTCTCCAAATAG
- the zmp:0000001167 gene encoding protein phosphatase 1 regulatory subunit 12A isoform X4 codes for MAATDHSRSEAAKQRRQDQLQRWLGSETDRTGSENRETSSGSGTRRPKVRFAQGAVFMAACSAGDREEVAALLRQGADINHANIDGLTALHQACIDENAEMVQFLVESGSDVNRGDNEGWTPLHAAASCGFIQITKYLIEHGAQVGAVNSEGELPLDVATEDAMERLLKGEIKKQAIDVDKARKEEERVMLQDAMAVLAKSGTLTPHPNTKATALHVAAAKGYIEVLKVLLQCDVDVDSRDIDGWTPLHAGSHWGQEEVCSLLADNMCDMGAVNNVGQTPLDVAHEKLVDTLEELQKKQNALRSEKEKQTPVIETSQPISMVPLRTRRTSISRMSSKEKIYLHEREKHPPPALQSSPAEDEEEEGQTGQSQPQSQGKASSSSSSEEESESESDAESEKAKNREIINNLNNKRNATSLLPTSVPTSTAPSQVKKQDPGKPPAPEAPGSWRTSLRKAGSSVTLGSAGLSDTSQDPIRPAETVLGMTRSASSPRLSSEADTKEPRLARVPPIPTRRLFSIPDTSPDNSNSWLSRSSSYTRRLHSQSGNDLTSSTPSLLHSSSYGKRLDDPTMTSASTGTSSAGLCRLNSVLTQRLPQEQTEKKDQSAITTFNSRSTTTGEQEAKQRRKSYLTPVRDEEAEAQRKARSRHARQSRRSTQGVTLTDLQEAEKTMKTDNKGREKKEEEEKEKEKDAKAKKAEEGEVSWRSRIASLQKSDLLGLTQPAGAPRPQASDRRDVEASTGESETERWARERRERRQARARRKAQRTGESDDNDPSGEEEFSGSGLDPQTDQHLSSRFNDCIHGGSSDAKDFKKLFEEVSRENSQLQSQLQDTQRTISQTRLDLDKATQRQERLSDCSAMLDLERKVLVDLRADNQRLKDENGALIRVISKLSK; via the exons ATGGCGGCCACTGACCATTCCCGGTCCGAAGCTGCCAAACAACGACGGCAGGATCAGCTGCAGCGATGGCTGGGCTCGGAGACGGATCGGACGGGATCGGAGAACCGGGAAACTTCGAGCGGTTCCGGGACGCGGCGGCCGAAAGTCCGGTTCGCCCAGGGAGCCGTGTTTATGGCCGCCTGCTCCGCCGGAGACCGGGAGGAGGTTGCGGCGCTACTCCGGCAGGGAGCTGACATCAACCACGCCAACATAGACGGGCTGACAGCGCTTCATCAG GCCTGCATTGATGAAAATGCTGAGATGGTGCAGTTTCTGGTGGAGAGCGGGAGTGATGTCAACAGAGGGGACAATGAGGGCTGGACTCCTCTGCACGCTGCCGCCTCCTGCGGATTCATCCAGATCACCAA ATACCTAATAGAGCACGGTGCTCAAGTCGGGGCGGTTAACAGTGAAGGAGAGCTTCCTCTGGACGTGGCCACGGAAGACGCCATGGAGAGACTTCTCAAAGGGGAAATCAAAAAACAAG CAATAGACGTGGACAAAgcaagaaaggaggaggagagggtcaTGCTTCAGGATGCCATGGCCGTGCTGGCAAAAAGCGGGACCCTCACACCTCACCCCAACACCAAAGCGACAGCTCTGCACGTTGCTGCTGCCAAAGGCTACATCGAAGTCCTGAA GGTGCTGTTACAGTGTGATGTGGACGTGGACAGCAGGGACATCGACGGGTGGACGCCCCTGCATGCAGGATCTCACTGGGGGCAAGAGGAGGTGTGCTCCTTGCTAGCTGACAACATGTGCGATATGGGTGCTGTCAACAATGTG GGCCAGACACCTCTAGATGTTGCGCATGAGAAGCTCGTGGACactctggaggagctgcagaagaagcagaatGCC TTACGCAgcgagaaagagaaacagactCCTGTTATTGAGACCAGCCAGCCAATCTCCATGGTACCACTCCGCACACGCAG GACTTCTATCTCTCGTATGAGCAGTAAGGAGAAGATCTATCTCCACGAGCGGGAGAAGCACCCACCTCCGGCCCTGCAGAGCAGCCCAGctgaggacgaggaggaggaagggcagACGGGACAGAGCCAGCCTCAGAGCCAGGGGAAGGCCTCGAGCAGCTCCAGCTCGGAGGAGGAGAGCGAGTCGGAGAGCGACGCGGAGTCGG AGAAAGCGAAGAACCGAGAAATCATAAACAACTTGAACAACAAACGCAATGCCACCAGCCTGCTTCCTACCTCCGTACCAACAAGTACTGCTCCAAGCCAAGTGAAAAAG CAGGACCCAGGCAAGCCCCCAGCCCCCGAGGCCCCGGGCTCCTGGAGAACGTCTCTGAGGAAAGCAGGCAGCTCGGTGACTCTGGGCTCAGCTGGACTGTCTGACACCAGCCAGGACCCCATCAGACCTGCAGAGACCGTGCTGGGCATGACCCGCTCTGCCTCCAGCCCCCGACTCAGCTCTGAGGCCGACACCAAG GAGCCGAGGCTCGCTCGGGTGCCGCCCATCCCGACACGGAGACTGTTCAGTATCCCAGACACCAGCCCTGACAACTCCAACAG CTGGCTAAGTCGTAGCTCCTCTTACACCCGACGCCTTCATAGTCAATCAGGGAATGACCTCACTAGTTCCACCCCCTCTTTGCTTCACAG CTCATCTTATGGAAAGAGACTGGATGACCCCACCATGACCTCAGCTAGCACAGGAACGAGCTCTGCTGGACTCTGCCGCCTCAATAGTGTCTTGACCCAGAG ACTTCCTCAGGAACAGACAGAAAAGAAGGATCAGTCTGCCATCACCACCTTCAATTCTCGGAGCACGACCACGGGTGAACAGGAGGCCAAGCAGAGGCGCAA ATCATATCTGACGCCAGTGCGGGATGAGGAGGCTGAGGCCCAGAGGAAGGCTCGCTCCAGACACGCCCGGCAGTCCCGTCGCTCCACTCAG GGGGTGACGCTAACAGACCTGCAGGAGGCAGAGAAGACGATGAAGACAGACaacaaagggagagaaaagaaggaggaggaagagaaggagaaagagaaggacgCGAAGGCAAAGAAGGCGGAGGAGGGG GAAGTGAGCTGGAGGTCTCGTATTGCCAGTCTGCAGAAGTCTGACCTGCTGGGCCTCACACAGCCTGCCGGCGCTCCACGGCCTCAGGCGTCCGACAGGAGAG ATGTTGAGGCCAGCACAGGGGAGAGCGAGACAGAGCGATGGGCCAGGGAGCGCAGGGAGAGGAGGCAAGCTCGGGCCAGGAGGAAGGCGCAGAGGACCGGGGAG AGTGATGACAATGATCCCAGTGGGGAGGAAGAGTTCTCAGGCAGTGGGCTGGatccacag ACAGATCAACACTTGAGTTCCAG GTTTAATGACTGCATCCATGGAGGAAGCTCTGACGCCAAGGATTTCAAGAAG ctgtttGAGGAGGTCTCCAGAGAAAACAGTCAGCTCCAGTCTCAGCTGCAGGACACCCAGAGGACCATCAGTCAGACCCGGTTGGACCTGGATAAAGCCACACAG AGACAGGAGCGTCTCAGCGACTGTTCAGCCATGCTGGACCTGGAGAGAAAG GTTCTGGTCGACTTGAGAGCAGACAACCAGCGTCTTAAAGATGAAAACGGAGCACTGATCCGTGTCATCAGCAAACTCTCCAAATAG